A region from the Drosophila ananassae strain 14024-0371.13 chromosome 2L, ASM1763931v2, whole genome shotgun sequence genome encodes:
- the LOC6505558 gene encoding prolyl 4-hydroxylase subunit alpha-1, whose amino-acid sequence MLHLTWYLACGMLLHLIFIESAKGEFYSSIDSMQDLVKVEENLINATRLYLEAQQKQLYIYSRFIQQIKQEQKSARTLPNLDEYLEHPLHSFRFLKRFVYDWDTLILGPIVNNNPREEFQHSVNDLFENLGYPNSSEVQGAVKGLARLQKVYNLTASHLADGAIHGLLYESQLDWSDCYEIGVQLFDIGDYSKSEEWLEEALILLEENLEMDHSDLYVSDIREYLALVNFELGHSNRAKSLLNENSAQLTLKYLENSRSREILEEGDFPWFANYSRLCQGKRLPEKQDNILKCYLDGKRHAFFTLAPLKVEQVHLDPDITVYHGVLSSKQISSIFTESNKKERIRSGVAGENGEDRTVKDIRVSQQTWLNYSTPTMQYVNRINEYICGLTMRGAEEMQVANYGVGGQYEPHPDYFEFDLPPDFDGDRISTSMFYLSNVQQGGYTVFPNLNVFLPPVKGSMVLWHNLHYSLDVDARTWHAGCPVIVGSKKIGNIWMHSGSQTFRRPCHLISDRHKSLAYRN is encoded by the exons ATGTTGCATTTAACTTGGTACTTGGCTTGTGGAATGCTCctgcatttaattttcattgaAAGTGCGAAGGGAGAGTTTTATTCTTCCATAGATAGTATGCAGGATCTGGTTAAAGTGGAGGAGAATCTGATAAATGCCACTCGTTTGTATCTGGAGGCACAGCAGAAGCAATTATACATTTACAGccg TTTCATACAACAAATCAAACAGGAACAAAAATCGGCCAGGACCTTACCCAACTTGGATGAGTACCTGGAACATCCTTTACACTCTTTCAGATTTTTGAAGCGTTTTGTTTACGATTGGGATACGCTTATCCTTGGTCCAATAGTGAACAATAATCCAAGAGAAG AGTTTCAACACTCTGTGAACGATTTATTCGAAAACTTGGGCTACCCCAATAGCTCGGAGGTTCAAGGAGCTGTTAAAGGGTTGGCTAGACTCCAAAAAGTCTATAATCTCACCGCTTCGCATCTGGCAGACGGAGCTATACATGGTTTACTCTATGAATCACAACTGGATTGGAGTGATTGCTATGAAATTGGAGTCCAGCTCTTTGACATTGGAGATTATTCAAAGTCAGAAGAGTGGCTGGAGGAAGCTTTGATCCTCTTGGAAGAAAATCTTGAAATGGACCATTCCGACCTATATGTATCTGATATTCGGGAATACTTGGCTTTAGTTAACTTCGAATTGGGCCACTCTAACCGAGCTAAAAGTCTTTTGAATGAAAATTCCGCTCAGCTAACTCTTAAGTACTTGGAAAATTCCAGATCGAGGGAGATTCTGGAAGAAGGCGATTTTCCTTGGTTTGCCAATTACTCAAGACTTTGTCAAGGTAAACGATTGCCAGAAAAACAAGACAATATCCTTAAGTGCTATTTGGATGGAAAACGGCATGCCTTTTTCACTCTGGCACCTTTGAAAGTAGAGCAAGTACATCTGGATCCCGATATCACCGTATACCATGGAGTTCTAAGCTCCAAACaaatttcttccatttttacGGAGTCCAACAAAAAGGAAAGAATACGATCGGGGGTAGCTGGTGAAAATGGAGAAGACAGAACAGTCAAGGACATTCGTGTAAGCCAGCAAACTTGGCTGAACTACTCAACCCCAACTATGCAATATGTTAACAGGATTAATGAGTATATTTGCGGTCTTACTATGCGGGGGGCTGAAGAAATGCAGGTTGCCAACTATGGAGTTGGTGGTCAATATGAGCCTCATCCTGATTATTTCGAGTTTGATTTGCCGCCAGACTTTGACGGCGACCGAATTTCCACAAGCATGTTTTAT CTGTCCAATGTCCAACAAGGTGGCTATACAGTCTTCCCTAACCTAAATGTATTTCTGCCTCCAGTTAAGGGTTCCATGGTACTGTGGCATAACCTTCATTATTCCCTGGATGTAGACGCCAGGACCTGGCATGCCGGATGTCCCGTCATAGTGGGCTCCAAAAAGA TTGGTAACATCTGGATGCATTCGGGATCTCAAACCTTCCGTCGACCATGTCATCTCATCTCAGACCGTCATAAATCACTGGCGTATCGCAATTAA